DNA sequence from the Halococcus salifodinae DSM 8989 genome:
CCCCGGCACCGGCGACCAGCAGGACGGCGTACCACAGCAGTCGGGTGTCGGTCGGCAGGGCCTGCTCGGCTCCTGGCGGCTGGGGCGGGAGAACCAGCCACGGAGCGCCCGAGACGGTGACGAATCCGGCCGCTGCGAGGAGGTACTGCTTGGTCGCGCCCGTGCCGGGGATCGCGGGTTCGAGGAAATAGTACGCGAGCCCGAACCCAGCGATCCCGAACAGCAGCCCCCACCCGATCCCGCCGGCGATCGAGACGAGTTTCGTGGTGAGCGCCGAGACCGCCGCGCTCGCGTGATGGCCGCCGCCCGCGCCATCCGCGCTGCCCGCTCCGCCCTCGTGGTGATCGCCACTCGCATCGCCCGCATGATCTTCTGTGGCGTGACCGCCGGCATCGCCGCCCTCGAACGTCTCGGCGAGCCCCACGAGCGGGTTGCCGACCAGCGCGATGAAGAGGCCGAAGGCGAGCCCTGCGATCAGACCCGCCTTCGCACCGCGGAGGAGGTACGCCGTGAGCATCAGTGACAGGTGATCCCGGCGGCGTGACGGAAGTTGTGGAGCGCGTCGTGAGCCGTGGGTTCCTGGACGAACAGCAGCGTGAACCCGAGGGCCGCGATCACCGCGAGGCCGGCGGCGACCCGTGCCGACGTGAGTTCGATCCTGGCACGCTCGATACGACGGTGAACTGTGTCGTTGGTTGCAGCCATACCAATCTCATTTGTACTGAGGCAACTCAAATTGTAAAACTTTCGGCCGGGCTACCCGTCGGGATCACGAGCGGTGGTGACGGCTGCATCGACCCGATCGGCCGACAGCGAAGCAAGCGGAACGTGCTCGCCCGCCGTCGCCTCGGCGACGAGTTCCGCGACGCCCGCCCGGCCTCCCTCACCGGCGTCGACGACGAGGACGTGCGATCCGAGATTCGCCAGCCGACTGGCGGCTTCGCGGGTCGCCGCGACGGGGCTGCCCGCGGCGACGTTCGCCCGGCCGTCGGTGACGAGCACGGTCACGCTCGCGGCGGGATCGGCCCGCTCGATCACCCCGGCAGCGGTCCGGAGGCCGTCGGGCAGCGGCGTCCGGTCGCCGGTCGGTAGCTCCTTCAGATGTCGTGCCGCGAGGCCGACGCTGTCGGTCGGCGGCAGAAGCACGTCCGCCTCATCTCCGGCGAACGCGACGAACGCGACCGCGTCGCGTCCCTGATAGGCATCCGTCAGGAGCTCCAGCACTGTGCCTTTCGCCGCCCGCATCGCGGGTCGCATCGACGCGCTCGCGTCGACGGCGAACACCACCAGCGTCGACGCCGGTCCCGCACGAACCGACTGCCGCAGATCGCGCGACTCGACCCCGGCCGCACCGCGGTTCGCTGCGGCCCGGACTGACGCCGCCGCATCGATGCCGTCGCCCGACGCCGCTCGACGCGATCGGAGCCTCGGCCCCTGGCTGTCGACCGCGGGTCGCGCCCCCGTCCGGGAGCCGGTTCCCGCACCGTCGCTCGCGTCGGTATCGATTTCGGATGTGTCCAACTCGGGAGCGCGAGCAGTCCCGATCTCGGCGCGCTCTTGTCCAGGAACGAGTGGGACGCCGCCATCGGTGTCGTCCTCTGCGTCCGGAGCGTGGCTGCCATCCTCCTCGGCCCCGTCGTTGCCATCGTCACGTCCGTCCTCGACGCCCGTTGACGGCGTTTCGACCTCGTCGGATTCGTCGCTTCTGCCGCCGGCAGTCGGCCGAGCGCCGCTTCCCCCGGGATCGTCGGGATCGGTGTCACCACCGTTCTCGTCGTGATCGTCGGAGATCGTGTCCCCGGCGTCATCCTCACCCGTGTCGCTGGCGTCTCCCCGTCCGTCGTCGTTGCCGTTCGCTCGTCCGTCGTCGCCCCTGCCATCGGTTCCCGTCCCGCCCCTGCCGTCGGTTCCACCCTCGCCTTCGTCATCGCCGTTTGGGCCCTGTTCGTCGGATGGAGATTCGTCGGAATCGAAGTGATCGTCGAGAACGTCCTCGACGTCGGGCGCGTCCTCGAACGGCCGTGACTGAAGACGGTGGGCGAGCGCGAGCTCGGCCGCGCGCCGCACGTCGGCCTCGGCGACCGTCGACCGACCGTCGAGGGCGGCGAACGTCCGTGCGGCGCGCGCCGTGGCGACGTCTCCGCGGTGGCCGTCGACGCCCGAATCACGACACAGTGCTGCGATCTCGGTGGTCTGCTCTCTCGACAGCTCCACCGTGTCGAGACCCTCGCGTGCTCGCAGGAGACGCTCGCGTGCAGCGCTCGTTTCCGGGTTCGTTCGGCCGTTCTCGGCCTGTCGACTCTCATCTGTGCCTCCGTCGAGAGTCTGTTCGATGATCGCGACGCGGCGATCGAGCTCCTCACACGCGGTGACGGTGGTCTGGAGCGCGAACCGATCGCAGAGCTGGGGACGGAGATCGCCTTCTTCGGGGTTCATCGTGCCGACGAGCGTGAAATTCGCGGGATGGCTGTGACTCATCCCGTCGCGCTCGACACGGTTGACGCCGCTCGCGGCCGCGTCGAGCAACACGTCGACGAGGTGGTCGTCGAGGAGATTGATCTCGTCGACGTAGAGGATCCCCCGGTTCGCGCGCGCGAGCAGCCCGGGATCGAACGCGTGCTCGCCGTCGAGCGCCTCGGCGACCGAGAGCGTGCCGACGACGCGCTCGCGGGTGGCTCCCAACGGAAGCGTCACGAGCGGCACCGGCCGCTCCGCCGTCGGTGGGTCCTCGCGCGCGCGACAGTCGCCGCACTGGGCGACGCGATCGTCGGGCGGACAACCGTACGGACAGTCCGCGATCGTGGTCTGTGTCGGGAGGAGATCCGCCAGCGCCCGGACTGCCGTCGATTTCGCGGTCCCCTTCTCGCCCCGGACCAACAGGCCATCGAGTGCGTCGTTCGCCGCGACCGCCAGCAGCGCTTGCTTGAACCCGTCCTGACCGACGATCTCCCCGAACGACAGCCCGCGGTCGGTCCGTCGGGAGCCAGACCCGGCTCGTCCAACGGGCGAAGAGTTTTTGCCCCCAGCATAATCAACCATACTTGCATTAGACAAACGGAGGTTTAACAGTATTATGCCAACAGTTGGTCTGTACACCGCGACCGAGAACGAGCTAGGGGCCGTCCAGCGGGCCGCAGCACAGGTCGAGACCGACCTCGTGGTCCGCTCGGAGAGCGATCTCGACGACCCCACGGATGTCGAGGCGTTCGTCGACGAACTCACTGACGCGACGGCGGTCGTCCTCTGGCTCCACGGCGGCGAGGACAGCATGCCGGGCTACGACCGCGCGATCGAGCGACTCGACGCGGCGGACGTCCCACTCGTCGTGAAATCGACCGGCGATGCCTACGCCGTCGAGGACACGACCGTCGCTGCCGAGAACCGCGATCGAATTTACGAGTATCTCGATCGCGGCGGCACGAGCAACGTGGCGAACTGCATCCGCTATCTCGTCGACGAGTATGGGGGGAGGGGGATCGACCGCGAGTACGACGATCCCGTTGCGCTCCCGACCGAAGGCGTCTATCATCCCGACCATCCCGGCGCGTCCTACGACGAGCTCGTGGCGACGCTCGACCCCGATACTCCCACGGTCGCCGTCTGGTTCTACGAATCCCACTGGACTCACGAGAACACCCGGTACGTCGACGCGCAGGTGCGCGCGATCGAGGCCCACGGCGCGGACGCGCTCCCGATCTTCTGCAACCCCGCTGCCGACGAAACGGGCCAGGAGAACGCCGAGTGGGTAACTGAAAACTGGCTCTTAAATAGCGACGACGAACCGCTCGTCGACGCCGTACTGTCGTCGTTCATGTTCTCGCTCTCGATGGACGAACGGGGGCGGGCGGCGAGCGACGAAGGTGATTCGGCCGAGGACGTGTTTCTCGATCGGCTCGGCGTCCCCGTGATCCAGACGATCACGACGATGCGTTCGCGGTCGCGGTACGAGTCGAGCGACACGGGCGTGATGGGGTTCGAGCTCGCGCTCTCGGTCGCGCTGCCGGAGTTCGACGGCAACGTCATCACCCATCCGATCAGCGGGAAAGAGCGGACCGACGACGCGGCCGGGATCGGGAGCGCGCCCAAACAGCATTTCCCGATCGACGACCGCGTGGACCACGCCGCGCGGCTCGCGGTCAACTGGGCAAGCCTGCGTCACACCTCGAACGACGAGAAGCGGGTCGCGGTCGTGCTCCACAACTACCCGCCGAGCGACGACGGGATCGGGACCGCGTTCGGGCTCGACAGTCCCGAGAGCACGGTCAATCTCCTCGACGAACTCGACAGTC
Encoded proteins:
- a CDS encoding CbtA family protein is translated as MLTAYLLRGAKAGLIAGLAFGLFIALVGNPLVGLAETFEGGDAGGHATEDHAGDASGDHHEGGAGSADGAGGGHHASAAVSALTTKLVSIAGGIGWGLLFGIAGFGLAYYFLEPAIPGTGATKQYLLAAAGFVTVSGAPWLVLPPQPPGAEQALPTDTRLLWYAVLLVAGAGACLLAGVAYNRLRRIRGTGVAVAGAAASFAVLAVPVLLAPANPVSVPAPADLVTTFRGLVAASQAMLWFVLASVHAWLVRCEADASAAPAEHGPTPESVVVES
- a CDS encoding CbtB domain-containing protein → MAATNDTVHRRIERARIELTSARVAAGLAVIAALGFTLLFVQEPTAHDALHNFRHAAGITCH
- a CDS encoding ATP-binding protein encodes the protein MVDYAGGKNSSPVGRAGSGSRRTDRGLSFGEIVGQDGFKQALLAVAANDALDGLLVRGEKGTAKSTAVRALADLLPTQTTIADCPYGCPPDDRVAQCGDCRAREDPPTAERPVPLVTLPLGATRERVVGTLSVAEALDGEHAFDPGLLARANRGILYVDEINLLDDHLVDVLLDAAASGVNRVERDGMSHSHPANFTLVGTMNPEEGDLRPQLCDRFALQTTVTACEELDRRVAIIEQTLDGGTDESRQAENGRTNPETSAARERLLRAREGLDTVELSREQTTEIAALCRDSGVDGHRGDVATARAARTFAALDGRSTVAEADVRRAAELALAHRLQSRPFEDAPDVEDVLDDHFDSDESPSDEQGPNGDDEGEGGTDGRGGTGTDGRGDDGRANGNDDGRGDASDTGEDDAGDTISDDHDENGGDTDPDDPGGSGARPTAGGRSDESDEVETPSTGVEDGRDDGNDGAEEDGSHAPDAEDDTDGGVPLVPGQERAEIGTARAPELDTSEIDTDASDGAGTGSRTGARPAVDSQGPRLRSRRAASGDGIDAAASVRAAANRGAAGVESRDLRQSVRAGPASTLVVFAVDASASMRPAMRAAKGTVLELLTDAYQGRDAVAFVAFAGDEADVLLPPTDSVGLAARHLKELPTGDRTPLPDGLRTAAGVIERADPAASVTVLVTDGRANVAAGSPVAATREAASRLANLGSHVLVVDAGEGGRAGVAELVAEATAGEHVPLASLSADRVDAAVTTARDPDG